Within the Setaria viridis chromosome 3, Setaria_viridis_v4.0, whole genome shotgun sequence genome, the region ATTGACGTACGTGATCCAATTCTTGCTTGAAACATTGGCACCTTTGAAGCCACCAAATACTATTTGCACTTTTGCGGTCACCAAATATCTCCCCCAAAAAAATCTGGCAGTTCACCAAATACTATTTGCACATTTGCAGTCCCAGTAGCACTAGTAAATAGACTGCTAGTCAAGCTAGGAACACTAACACGTAACACTGCACTACTAGCACACACACTGCGCTGGCACGAGCAGTATAAGTACCAGTCTGCCTACACCCACACCATGGCACCAATACACCATGGCGTTGCATTGGAGAGGAGAAGCAGTAGAGGAACAGCAAGCATGTGCCACTGTTGCAGCACATGACCCCGGGCTGGCCGTCGTCGCCGATGCGGCCAGGAAACCAGGGCAGCTGGAAAGAGACGGATAGACGGCCAGACAGATGCCTTTCCAGTTTCCAATCTCATCCCTCAATCCCTGAACCCCAGTCCCCAAACGATCCCGACTCGGCGACGTGACCCAACCTGGGGGAAGGAATACCTAGCCTTTACTTTTCACTGTTACTCGCCGCGATTTTACCCGGGACGGGACGAGCGAGAGCCAGCCCGGTTGGCCGGCCGGGCTCCCAGCCGTGCCGCTGCCGGCCGGGATGGGACGTGTGTCCAAGGCTGCAGCAAGCCGGCGAGCCTACGGCCGGCCAAACGCTCAGCGACTGCACAGCGGCGCAGGTGCCGTGGATTGGACGGATGACGTGCGGAATCGCCTCGGATGGGTAAGATGCCCGAGGGACGCGGCGAGGACGACTACGACTACGAGTTCCATCGCTGCCGCCTCCTTACGACGTAGCGTGCATGGGGCTAGCTAGCCGGCTAGGGCAAAGCGCCAAAGAAGCCTACTCGGATCGGCGTAGCTACGTGACTGGTGCAGTCCGAAGCATTCTGCATTCATTTCATCCCGTGTTCGTGTTTCGTTCTCGCTGGGAGTTCGTTGTTGCGCCTTGCGCTTGCGCTTGCGCTGTGGAGAGACTCGAAAAGCGGAGTGGGAGCTGGAAGAAGGGGCTGAAGGTCTGAAGGCCAGTGTGCGCGCGCAGGCCGGCGGCAGGGCATGGCGGGTGAAGGGACAGGACGGCACGCATCCAGGGAGAGGGCAAAGAGCCTGCGCAAACGTGTGCCGGGCGCTTCCGCTTCGCGTCCCATGCCGGGCGGTGGTGGCCCTCTGGTCCTTCTCTATGGAGGTGGCCAATGGTATATGGTCACTGGTCAGACTGATCAGATGGTCGGCTCGAAAACTTGAGCGGTGAGCCGATGGGCAGATCACGTGATGCGATCGGTAGTACCACGCTTTGCCGGCATCCTACGATTGCCAAACGCCAGGTGCCCCAAGACCCAAGTGTCTCTGATTGGGCATCGCAGAATCTTTTCCGATCACGGGCCCTTTACACTTGGCACCAATCCACCCCATTCATCGGTGCATTTCTAGTTTTGTACTAGTACCGAAACAAAGAATGACCAGCCTGTCAACTGAACGCACGGCACGATCAAGCGATCAACGACCAACCAGGGCTTTCTCACCACTGTTTAGCGAACAGACATTCAACACGGCCCCATACAATACAACATCCATCGCTCTCTGCATCGGATGCGTCAAGGAGTAGCATCCACCCGAACAGGGCCCCTGCAACTGCAACCCATGAGCGACGAAGCTCGCCTTGACCACCATTAGCATGGCAAGGAAAGTGACAGAGGACCTACTCCTGTTTCCTGAACCCATATCGCTCACCATCCCTTTACATTCTTGCAGAATGGTATTGATTGAACTGCACCGCATCAGgcccaaaaaaaattaaactccCAAGCCCAAACCACCTGATTTCTTCAGTACTCCTGTATCAGTACTCTAGCTACATGCAGAGGCACGATTACATCCGTGCGGCCGTGCCTTCCCGTTGCATTCtacgtcccccccccccccccccccccccccccccccccccccccccccccccccccccccccgatctTTGTCGAATCCAACAGCTGCGGAACAATTGCCGGGCACCCCCAACCCCACGACGACGACCGCCCCAAAGGCTTGTCGCGGTCGGCTACCACTCCCGCGAGCTCGCTTCGCCATGGACCACCTGCAGGCTGCCATTAACATGCATGGCGCAAGCCTGATAAGTACCACAGTGTCTCTGCGCACACATGCAACCGGGGGGTGGTCCTGGTCCACAACCATGTCCCTGTTAACCCCGTGCAACAGGACCAAAACGATCGCCCTCTCAGTTCCCACATTTTCCTCTACTGAAAAAGAAACTAAACACCTATATGATTGGCAGCGGCCAACAATGCACGGGAAAAAATAATCCCATTGCTGATCAGTTAATTACCCTGTGTGAAATGCATGTGTGCCATGCTGCCTTTCTTCCAGTATCAACTTCGCCATGTTACAGGTGTATTACAGGTGATATGGGAAGCATTAGCGAGTCCCCGTTCTAGAAAACTGCAGCCGTCCCGTCCACACACAAAGCGGGCCGTACAGAGCCCAAGCGGtttaggtcttgtttagttcacccccaaatcccaactttggtactatgcaaaaagaagatttcccatcacatcaaacttgcggtatatgcatggagtactaaatgtagacgaaattaaaaactaattgcacagttttgttgtactttgcgagacgaatcttttgagcctaattagttaatatttggacaataattcacaaatacaaacgaaatgctacagtgttgctacagtatttttggcaccccaaagttggccaactaaacaagaccttaggTGGCGGCAGCAGCGTTCTAGAGCGCGACCGTACTACTGCTAGTTAGTATTGCGTACGCCCTGCTGCTTTGTGTGCTCGCCGATATTAAATTCCCCGCCGTGCGTGCCGGAGCCGTATGCTTTTAGCTTTGCTACCCCTGCCGGGCCGCTGGCTGCTGGCTGCTATATCAGGTGCCCGGGGGTGCTGGAGTGCGACGCCGATGTGACGCGGCTACAGTGCTTGGCGACACCGGCCGGGCAAgcaggcaggcagaggcagcCCTCCTCGCATccgctcatcatcatcatcgtcatctaTCCCCTCGTCCCCCGTGTCCTCTTCGCGCTCCCGGCCCCCGGCCGCTTCCGGGTTTCGGCTCCGCGTTTGGCTGCTGGCTGGCTAGCTCCTTCTCGAGCGAGCTCTGATCCGTGCTCGCTAGAGCTAGCTGAGGTTGAAGCGAGAGAGGTGGTTCGGGTGATGCAGCCGTTGCTTATGGGGTGGGGGAGGCCGAGGTGGTGGAGGGGGAGGTCCGCGCGGAGGCTCGGCGCCGTCGCATGCGCCTTCGTGGTAGCGGcggccctcgtcgtcgtctccctCTGCTTTGTCGGCGCCGCGCTTGTTTCGGGTAAGCTGAGCTAACAAACTCCTTGttttcactctttttttttgtgcgcAAACGTAGCTAGCTTTGTTCATCTTTCGCGCACACACCAAAAAAAAGTTCATcatatgttttttttgaaactttagtTCATCATATGTTCTCTACTAAAGAAGACAAAAGATGTTCGTCTTTCTTGTGTGGTTCGTGGTGGGAGTACGGAGATTCTCGACTTCCTATTGCATTTTCTCGGTTCTCTTctagtcttcttcttcctttatGTCAAGAGCTGCCTGCACGACTGCTTCTCTCTTCATTTCTGTCGAGAACTGCATGCACGACTGCGTACAGATTCAGTTTGCTGATACCTTGAGCGAAATCCATGGCCGTAGAGATGCACGTTCCGCACTTGTGCTGCACAGTTTCCCTTTTCTACCGCAATGCTGTACTTGGCGATCACTCATTTCACTCCCTTCTCCGTGAAACAGATCCCCGGAGGAAGACGGAGGAAGCAGCGGCGGTAGGAGCCCATCCCGGTGCTCAGGCGGTGACCGAGGTACGTGCGCTGCTCGTCCCGTTCCATTCAAGCAGAACACAGCACTGCACTTCTTCACATCTGGGACTCCGTGGAAGTAGTTCAGAAGACCACCATGTCACACGCCGGTACCTTGCTTATCCGGGCGTCGCCGCTTGGCCTCAGCCGATCCGGCGGCAGATGGCATGTCCAAATCGCACGTACGTACGGTCCCAAGCGATGGCACCGCGGACATGCATCGATCTCCTCCATGCAGAGGTCGTGATCAGCTCGGGGAACGGTCCTGGTCCTCCGCCGTGCGGCACGCCAGTCGATCCACCGGTCCCGATCTGCCGCGCCTGGCAGCCTCACGGCGGCGCACGTCGCCATTGATTATTGGGGCAATCAGCACCGCTAGCTGTAGGGCAGGGACCGTGCTTGGGTTCAAGCTTGACTGAACTGCTGCTTATATGTTTTTTATTCCGTGTGTGCAACAGTGGATTCAGGTGCAGGAGCCGGCGGTCCGctacggcggccggcggctgctGTCGGGCGGTCCGGGGTCGCACCCGCCGCGGTGCACGTCCAAGTGCGGCAGCTGCAGCCCCTGCTACCCGGTGCACGTGTCCGTGCCGCCGGGGGTGCTGGTCACCACCGAGTACTACCCGGAGGCGTGGCGGTGCAAGTGCCGGAACCAGCTCTACATGCCGTGATGAGCGCGGCTCGCCGTCAGAAGGCCCGGCCCGTTCGGTGCGTGAGCAAACAAGCAAACCCCCAAGAGCGCGCGCAggagacgaggacgacggcacGGCATGAACCACGGCGCCTGGCCGGCGATCCCGACGCCGGCGCACGCGCCGAGCCCGAGCGCAGCGCCGCCCGTGCGCGTGCCCGCGTGGGCCACGCACGAGTCCGGTGGCACgggtgtgcgtgtgcgtgccTTGGAccggcgcggcggtgcgcgCGAGGCCGCGCGTGGTGGTGGCCTACtgcggccggcggggcaggAGGGGACGGGCGCGGCCTGCTGCAGCGCGTGTCCGCGAGCCGCGCTGCCGTGTAGCGCGCTCGGCCGCTCGCGGTGCCCGCCCCCGCATCGCTGCGGATCGGGCAgtccgccgcgcgcggcccTACCACGAGGCGCGCACGGCGGGGGAGGCAGAGGGGCAGGGCGCCCCCGTGGTAAAGAAAGCTGCGGCTGTGTTTACCCTGGCGCACTGTTCATAATGTCCATATGATTTTGTCTATGCCTTTCTCGGCCAgtcaaaaaaaattcattttctttttctcctccaCCTTTGGTTCTATCTTCTACGACCTGTTACTTGCTGTTGCGTTCTTACGTACATTTTGCACTAGGCAAAGCATTTTGGGTACGTATTGTATGTCGCTACGGCAGAGAAGCCGGCAATTCCCGTGCCACCGCGCGACACGAGCCGCAGCCGGGCATGCATGGCGCGTCTGAGCGGGTGCAGGGGCAGCCATTTGGCGCGATCGCCGGTGGATTTTACTGGTCGGCAACCAATGCATGGGCAATGGCGCATAGCACGACCTGCAGCTGCAGGTGTACAAACGCGTGCGGCAGTTTTCAGGCCCCGGTGTCAGGtagccggccggcgccgcggccgcaggCGGCAGGGCATGTGTGGAGACGGTGAATCTCGTTGTAAAATCACGGCCGGTTGCAAGCTGCTCGTCGGCGATGCCGGCCGTAGCTGCTGAGGCGTCGTCCGTCGATCGACAGTGCGTGTGTCTCCTGCAGTTGATGACCTAGTACAGCGGGGGTGATGTCTTCGGGGAAGACGACAAGCGTCGGCAGTACGGTTCCACAGTGTCTCGCATTATGGCTTTTATACCTCCTTTACTATCTAACACAATCCTATCTATTTttgttcaaaatcatataaattATGATCCGATTCTTATTGATTCATGCTAAATTAGAGGTCCTTTGTCACTCCTGATCGCACCTAATCGTGTCTGTCTGTCCGTGTTGAGTTCGAGTGCTCGACGAGTAACCGCGAGGGACCGCAACAACTCGGAACAAATGGGCCGAATGTAACGATCGGCCTAACTAGATCGCCGCGGGCATCATATTCGACAGCCCAGTCAGCAAATAGATTGTCGCACCCTTTAGTTCGACCTGCATAGCGTCCGAAAGCTCAGGACAAATACGGGCCTTACCATCTTCAAAAAGATGGGCCTTACTATCTTCCGCGGAAAACATTGAAGCAGTGTCGAACTGAACTTCTAAGAAAAGAAGAACTTGCTGTTAGCCTCCGAGAAAATGAAGGCATCCTTTTGATTGTTTGAAGCAAAGTACGGAACCTATCTAACTTCCGGAAGATTTTTTGAAGTTACCTTCTAATATTTATATTTAAGATTCGTGCGACGAATATCAAACCAAAACCCTAGCCTCCACTCCTCTCTCTTCCCCCGCGCGAggctcgccgccaccacgctACCGCCACTGTcggccccgccgcggcggctggcTGGCGCGCCTCGCCAGCCCCCACGCGTGGGCTCGCCGGCCGCGGGAGCCAGAGAAGAAGGTTGcggaaaaaaatgttgaaacaatttttttaaaaaaatgttggaccaattttttttaaaatgttggttcaactttttcaagattttttgAGAAATGTTAaggttcaacattttttgaaaaatgttgctcaacattttttgaaaaatataggTTCAACTTTTTCGAAAAATATTGGTCAATATTTTTTATCCGTTGAAAATGTCGAACGTGCCATCATCAATTGGGCCTCGATGATTTTGGAACAGAAatatgaacctggattttgcTGGGCTTTATAGTTCAATTGCTTAACCATCTTCCGGTAGACATGTAACAATATAAGATATGGCTATTTATGCGCCCTTACTTCCCAACAAAGAATGTTTCTTGCACCATAACGTTCAGGGTCAAGTAGGAATAGTATTCTAATAACAAACCTTTTAAAGAAATAGAAGAGCACTGGCCTGGACATTATTTTTGGGCCCGTGGGGCCGATGGACCCGATCACCCGAGAGCTCTCATAGCAACTTCAGCAAATCCTTTGAATACCCACCTACTCCAATTTTAGGGGGTAAGTCAAAAAACACACTCTAGCAGACCTTCTATTTGGCTCCTCATTATAGGAAGATTTTCAAATTTTCGGCTCCATCCTCCATTCCTAGGAGGGTTCACGAGAAGCCCTCTATCCATAAGAACTATCGCTAGAGAGTTGAAAATATTTTTGTGAccttaaaaataaaaaaattagagaGAATCCATTTGATTTTACGGCTTTGATTTGGGAGGCATCGCTGGTTGCTCTCGGTGGGTGGGACGAAATATCTCCCACTAacttttctagaaaaaaaaatctcccaCGCGACGACGAAATATCTATCTCCCacgcgacggcgccgcggcgccgagCATGCTCTCCAACTCCCTGCATGGAGCACGAGCACCTCGGCCAGGACCATCATCCCTCTGCTGCGCTCGCGCGGATCCCCAGAAAATTTCCCTAAAACTGGAGGGACCCGCCGCGGAAAAGGCCATCTGCCCACCGTCCCCAGATCGCCGCGCTCCCCGCGGCCCTGCCGCCGCTTCTTGTGGGCTGTGGATTGCTGCCGGCGACGGGTACAACTGACGGGCGAAGCGAGCGAGCCGGCCTCCGCCCCTTGCCGCCGCGGCGAAATGTGTAGGGCACGAGGTTGCCTTCGACTGCCATGGCGCCTCTGCCCCCCTCTTCGTTCAGCTGCGACTCCTCATCAGGTGCGAAATGCGTTTTTCATTGGCCTGTGGATTGTGATGCTGTGCCCCCGTAAGATTGGACCTGATGCGGATTAGGACTTCTATTAGGCTCGGACAAACTGTTGGTTTAATCTCCTCGCAAAGCAAAGCATTTTCGAATCGTTGGTGACCTCAGGGTCAGTTTAATTTCGCGCTACTTGTAGGATTTGCAGCCACTATTGCTCCGGGATTGGTCAtgttatattatatatatgcaATACAGTATTCCTTGCTACTTCCTCAAATATTAATATGACGCAAACAACATCCTTGAAAATGAATGGGGGAAAACCTATGTACTCTGGTATCTTAAGTGGAATTCTTCCCTTGTCAGCTGGATTTTATTTCCTTGTCTGTTCTGTACCATTTGTATGCTCCATTTGCCTTATCCATGAGCTGTGAACCGATGTGCTGATTTTCAGATACCATTTTGCTCGTGACAGTTCAAGCAGTTCACCTAGGAATGCAGAATCATGATGTTGTATTGCAAGAAGCTGCCATCTAAAATCAACAAGACCACTCCCTTTTCAGCTGAATCAATTTTGTTGAGCTTTGATGAGGGTGTGGGGCTCGTGTCATATTTGACCGTGGCTTGGTGACGGTGGTTAGTTTTTCTCTCAGTGTCACCAGCAAATTTTAGAGGCTGTAAGGTTTATTCACGTGCTTACATAATGAAAGAGAGGAGTGTTCTAATGGAACGATATGAAATTGGGAGATTGTTAGGACAAGGGACCTTTGTGAAGGTCAATCTTGCTACGGGTCAGACCGTTGCCATAAAAATGATCCATAAGGACAAGATTATGAAGACTGGTCTCATGGATCAGATAAAGAGGGAGATCTCGATAATGAGATTGGTTAGACATCCAAACATTCTGCAGCTCTTTGAGGTAATGGCTACAAAGAACAGGATTTATTTTGTTCTTGAGTATGCTAAAGGCGGTgagcttttcaaaaaaatagaaaagggaAAGCTTACCGAGGAGGCTGCAAGGAAGTATTTTCAACAGTTGATTAGTGCTGTGGACTCATTGTGACTTGAAGCCTGAGAACCTGCTACTGGATGAGAATGAAACCCTCAAGGTCTGTGATTTTGGTTTAAGTGCCTTAGCTGAGTCAAAGAGACAAGATGGAATGCTCCACACAGCATGTGGTACTCCGGCTTATGTTGCTCCTGAAGTGCTCAGCAGGAAAGGCTACAGTGGCGCAAAGGCAGATGTCTGGTCTTGTGGTGTGATTCTGTTTGTGCTTGTGGCTAGTTATCTCCCTTTCCATGATAGAAATCTCATAGAGATGTATAAGAAAATTTCAAAAGCTGAGTACAGATGCCCTCGTTATTTTTCCGCGGCACTGAAGGAGCTCCTTTATGGAATCCTTGATCCAGATCCTAATACTAGAATGCCCATCTCAATGATAAAGAGAAGTGCTTGGTACCGGAAGCCCGTTGGGTTGGCAGTGCTGAAAACTGAAATAGTCAACAAGATTTGTACAGAAGCTACCACCTCTGGCTTAACTGATGGCGTTCTGAGAGAAATCAAGGGTCATTGAGGCTGACGAACTTGAATGCATTCAACATCATTTCCCTCTCCACAGGATTTGATCTTTCCTGTATGTTTGATGAAAAATACAGCCAAAGGGAAGCACGGTTTACTTCCGAGCAGTCAGCAGGAGCTGTCTTTGGGAAGCTGAAGGAACTGGCCAGGCGTTTGAAGCTCAAAGTTACAAAGAAAGATGGAGTGTTGAAATTGGCCACAACCAAGGAAGGAAGAAACGGTATTCTTGAGCTGGATGCGGAGATATTTGAGATTGCTCCTTCTTTTGTATTGGTTGGGTTGAAGAAGACTAATGGTGACACATTGGAGTACCAGAAGCTGATGAAAGATGGCATTAGGCCATCACTCAAGGATATTGTGTGGACATGGCAAGGTGATCAGCAGCAGTCATGTATTCTTAGACATGcagggcagcagcagctgcaactGCCCACCACTGCCGCCATTTCCACTACACCAGTAATACATCAGTAGTACAGAGTTGCAATTGCAAATGCCTTTCTCACCATCGCCGCCATGATCCTAAGAAAAGGCGATAGCCAAGTTTGCTACTGCATCTTGACATATTAATATGTTTTTCTAGATTGGTATTTAACTGTAAAAACTTGCATAGATTTGCACTGTTAGTGGAAATGCAGGCCCTACGGTTACCCTTTTTTTGTTTAACATTGTAAATCCTGCATGTACAGAAGTGTTGTCTTTTCAAATATGAATACTGTGAGAAAAAATGGTTAGACAGGGTAATAATATGGTTGATGCTTTTCATTTTTGTAAGACTCAGTGTTTGGTATTTTCATTGATGCCAGCCATTAACTTATTATGAGCAGGAAGACCCTCAAACTAATTCTAACTTTAGCCCATAAGCATCTCTAGTCGCTCACCGCTCATTACTCCATCCATGCTTGTAGTACAGCAAATTAGCAAAAAGGAAGCCGTACTGAAGATTTCGTTGAATTTCAGCCGTTTCAAGCAAAATCATGTTTGATAGCAACCTAATTTCCTTTTACTGTAAATGGATTTCAGAATTTGCCAAACTATTTGATAAATTTCAGGATTCCCTATTTACCACTCATTGCTGACAATGCAATGCAATCTTACATTTCCAACCCAGTACAGAATCTGAACTAGTAGCTATTTTCTGCATCCAACAAACCAGAAGCAGCTCCATCCAGATGACTGCAAGTTGCAAGTTAACCCAAAAGACGACCAACCATGATCATGTACTAAATATTACTAGGTCAGATAAATGGTACATTACATTACATGAACTAAAAGTACCTAGGGAACCAATGATCATCTCAATCCTTGGTGATAAACATTAAGAAACAAATACTTCAACAAGTAGCTGGTTACAGATGCAGAGCATCAGCTGGATGCCTGGATCCAGACAATCTGGATAAGTTTTACACAACTAGGTCACAATGACACAGCTTGATCTGCAGGTTCACTGTTAAACAATCTTGGTGGTTATATGATCCGAACTATGCCATCTCGTATCATTATCCGGTTTGCATCTTGCATCCTCTGAAAGCACAaggaaaataaattttaataCAACCCAACACGCTTAGCCATTACATGACAATCCTTAAACAGAACAGGTTTTTTCATACCTCCAAGATGAATTCTACTTGACGTCTGGTGTAAGGTGCAGCTGACTCTTTATTAACTGTCTGCTCGATATCATTAATTGACATTTGATCTACATGGTTTGCCAACACATGTTGACCCAGAATTGCTTCAAATGCTTCAATTCTGCAGATCATGCAAAATCAAGGGAAGAAAAGGATCAGCCATAAACACACAAAAACAAAGCTAAGGAATCTGGTTTGAAGATTTTGTTATGTAGTAACCTCTCTGTAGGAACATCCTGATCATTTGATGCATTTCCTACATCGACATCCATTGGATCATTTCCAGAGCTGTGAAGAATAGATATCTTTTTAGATGAAGAATTAAACTTTTTATAGAAAGCTGAATGGATATAGAAGGTAAAAACTAAAAGGGAACAAAGGCACAGATGGGCACACCCGTAAATGAGCTACTTAGTTATTAAAAAACCGAGACAAATGAGCACTATATGGATAAAGCTAGTAAAATCACCTTCCATGCCCATCTGCAGTGCCATCATTTACACCTGTGTCATGATCAGCTTGCTGTTTCATCTCCATTTCTCTCTGTTCACGCTCTTCCATCTCAGTCAATTCCTTATGGTATATTGCAAAATTTAGAACTTGCAATgcagcctcaacatcagatTTCAGAACCTGTAACACAAGACATGGTTGCCATAGTCAGATTTTAACAAGAACAAATCACTTAGCTATCCTTCTAAACAAAGAGAAAATCAATCCATCTGTAGAATGGACAAATCGCTCGACTTCTTGGTCAAGTTTCAGGAAAATTGTGAGCAAAGAAATAGGAACTGTGCTTTCTCAAGAGCATTGTTGATGTGGGTAGGCTTGGATAACATTGTATAAATAAACTACCTCATGTCTCAATTTCATCTTGGCATGAGCAGTAGACAGACGAATTATGGTTTCCAATGTCCTTGCCGTAATTGGAAGTGTACCACCACCAGACTGTAAAACACATGGGTGAGCAAGTGAGAACTATAAACATATAGCATTAACATGGCAGCAGGTAGACATGCTCGAATCAAACCTTTGCATTTGCACTACCATCCCTTAGCTCAGCATATGAAGTTGCAATATGATCAGATGCCTGCAATAGTAGAAGAATTTCAACAACATATCCGAAGCAAGAGCTTTCTTTTATGTAAGAAAAGTGATTCTTTCTTGAAGAATGGGTAATAAGTCAATGAATGCACTCTTGAAGATATGAAAAGGCAGCAGCCCCCACAAGGCCACATTATAATGGAAACTTTTGTACTCATGACACTTTTTTCACCCAAAGGTGAGGTACACATATGCACTGTCGTTATATGTACGGTTGTGAACTGAGATCCACATTGTCCATGAGAATGTTGTCTCATGACACACAAATCTCAACACATCCAATTGTGCACGCAGCAGACTCACCATGGGATGAGAAAAACATGTAATGTTAATGCCCATCCTTTCTACTTTCTAGAGCTCCATAACCAGGGTTGGAAATGTTACCTCATCAGTGAGCTTCGGTTGTATAAGGTTCTTTGCATAATGAATATATTTCTTCAGAAATTTGACAGTTAGCCTGTCCTGCTTGGCTTTCTTGCCTCTTCTTCTATCCTGACCATGGAGCATTCTATCATATTTAACAAAAATGCCTGCATTAGcatcaccatcatcttcttcagtaTATCCTTGTTTATCAAGGGACCTTGCTCCTGCAGTTTACAAGTTTGTTTTTTTGTTAAGCAAATGAAAAGAATTGAAGATCTGAGAAAAAAATCTATTGTGACTGTACAACAACGAAGTTACCTCCATCATCGGTGCAATATCTATGCATTCGCGCAACATGTTCCGAAATTTGCCGATCAATTTCAGGATCCATTTGATCAAGAACAATAAAAAGCAAATCAAAACGGGAGAGCAGTGAATCCGGAAGCCCAATGTTCTTTGTTGGCGTCAATGAGCGATCGTACTGTCATACAACCAGGAATTTTTGTCAGAAACAACAATCAAACAGGTGGAACATGCTTATGGAACAAGGGAAAGAAATGTTAAGAGCTTACGGTTCCATATATTGGATTTGCTGCAGCAATTACACTACATCTCGCATTCAGCG harbors:
- the LOC117847471 gene encoding uncharacterized protein, whose protein sequence is MQPLLMGWGRPRWWRGRSARRLGAVACAFVVAAALVVVSLCFVGAALVSDPRRKTEEAAAVGAHPGAQAVTEWIQVQEPAVRYGGRRLLSGGPGSHPPRCTSKCGSCSPCYPVHVSVPPGVLVTTEYYPEAWRCKCRNQLYMP